TTTCCAGATCACCCTTGGATTTGAATCCGACTCCCCAATTTTCTACTCCCAGCAATTGGATTTTTTGACCATCTTTCTCTATAGTCACATGTTCATCCAACAGTAATCTGTAATTCAATTTGGAATGCTTTGATTTTAAGTTTTCAAAATTTTCCGATTTTGCTTCCTTACTAGGCCAGCGTACATAGTCCCCGTAGTCATGGTTTCCCAATATGGAAAATTGCCCATATGGAGCTTTTATCTGAGAAAAACTTTCCAAAAAAGGGTCTATTTCCTCGGCTTTATGGTTTACCAAATCTCCTGTGAATACGAATAAATCTGAGTTTTGGGATTTGGCCAGATCAATGCCTTTTTGAACCGCCTCCAAATTCCTGAAACTTCCGGAATGAATATCTGATATCTGGGTGATGGTAAAACCATCAAAGGCATCAGGTAGGGCCTCAAAATAGATGACTTCTTTCTGCACTTTGAAATTATGCTTACCGAAATTTATACCATACACAAAACTGAAGAAAGGAATTGAGGACACTAAAATTGCCAGCACACTTACCCAACTACTACGAGTGGGAAAAGTAAAATCCTTTGCCCCATTAAGAAAAAAACCTATACCTGCCTGTAGATTTCTGACAATATCTTCCCCAAACAAAAAAACTACACATACCAATTGCGTTACCACCACCGTCAAAAATACATTGAGGGCTGATTGTGTAGAGGAGTTTATCTCACCGGCAGAGAATATCTGTAAAAAGGTTATGACTACCCAAATAGTGATACTCCCAAAAACAATCCAATACCCAAAATGAATGAATTGTCTGATCCGCTCGGCTTCTATACCCGAAGTAACTGTTTTAACAGCCTGGAAAACATACCAGTTTAGAAATGTTGAAAACAGAATTAAGGCGACAAGAAAAATAATTGATCCAATTTGATTCATACAAATGATAATAGCTCAGGAGATATACAACTAATGAAGGGAAAAAGTTTGGGAGACTCTTATTTAGATCAGGATTTCAAAAAATTTCATCTATCCAAACCTCCGAAGAAAAGCTTGAAGTGGCAGCGCCTCCATAAGTGCCTGAAATTGGGAGTGTATGGGATGGATGAAAACTACTTGC
This window of the Aquiflexum balticum DSM 16537 genome carries:
- a CDS encoding metallophosphoesterase, yielding MNQIGSIIFLVALILFSTFLNWYVFQAVKTVTSGIEAERIRQFIHFGYWIVFGSITIWVVITFLQIFSAGEINSSTQSALNVFLTVVVTQLVCVVFLFGEDIVRNLQAGIGFFLNGAKDFTFPTRSSWVSVLAILVSSIPFFSFVYGINFGKHNFKVQKEVIYFEALPDAFDGFTITQISDIHSGSFRNLEAVQKGIDLAKSQNSDLFVFTGDLVNHKAEEIDPFLESFSQIKAPYGQFSILGNHDYGDYVRWPSKEAKSENFENLKSKHSKLNYRLLLDEHVTIEKDGQKIQLLGVENWGVGFKSKGDLEKALVNTFPEDFKILLSHDPSHWDQEVKNHPNTIHLTLSGHTHGMQFGIDTPIFKWSPAQYRYPNWAGLVEESGRYLYVNKGFGFHAFSGRVGIWPEITLIELRKGKSRS